The following proteins are co-located in the Nitrospira sp. genome:
- a CDS encoding acyltransferase has translation MTRSAQPTPFSSPNLDLLRATAVLLVYFFHLFITTNIRLPDYLGQFGVLLFFVHTSLVLMFSLERIETKGGSFFLTFYLRRLFRIYPLSIVCVSVIILFQLPRAPWWPWSDPDLSTILANLFLYTEFMYKPVVTSVLWSLPYEVAMYMVLPFLYLAGKAYGVRGIFVLWCVAVVGAIAQPYVSSRLGVAQYAPCFIAGVAATSWGSGCNDSGSRLSVGLSLCS, from the coding sequence ATGACTCGCAGCGCTCAACCGACGCCGTTTTCGTCGCCCAATCTGGACCTCCTCCGGGCGACCGCAGTGCTGCTCGTCTATTTTTTTCATCTCTTCATCACAACGAACATCCGGTTGCCTGATTATCTCGGCCAGTTCGGCGTGCTGCTCTTCTTCGTCCATACCAGTCTCGTGTTGATGTTCTCGCTGGAACGGATCGAAACTAAGGGGGGCAGCTTCTTTTTAACCTTTTATCTCCGCCGGTTGTTTCGCATCTATCCCCTCAGCATCGTCTGCGTCTCTGTAATCATTCTCTTTCAACTGCCCCGCGCTCCCTGGTGGCCCTGGTCAGACCCGGACCTGTCGACCATCCTGGCCAATCTGTTTCTCTACACGGAGTTCATGTACAAACCCGTGGTCACCTCCGTCCTCTGGAGTCTCCCTTATGAGGTGGCCATGTACATGGTGCTGCCGTTCCTCTATCTCGCCGGGAAGGCCTATGGCGTCCGTGGAATTTTCGTACTCTGGTGCGTCGCTGTCGTTGGTGCGATTGCCCAGCCTTACGTGTCAAGCCGCCTCGGGGTGGCCCAATATGCGCCCTGCTTCATCGCCGGCGTGGCAGCTACTTCCTGGGGTTCGGGATGCAACGATTCCGGCTCCCGTTTATCGGTTGGCCTCTCACTCTGCTCATAG